Proteins from one Syngnathus scovelli strain Florida chromosome 17, RoL_Ssco_1.2, whole genome shotgun sequence genomic window:
- the LOC125984915 gene encoding disks large-associated protein 1 isoform X1, producing MKGLSSSRSHHHVVSYEPSYDPLGQHVDRKPYLISQMDMPLPIAVPHPNELSYYNVQRTSYPSDNTSIVPYGTFPRRCHSTSSSHHPEVKDECMAMVPYVGGGGGGGGGGGYGGKTPTRVPPNFADSFEHQPSFSRDGYHTLQYKRGMLAQSGGTGSNANNDSPGRIRHLVHSVQKLFTKSHSLEGPHHTQSVKGANNGSVNGGVGGGVGGGGGSRASPEGDAPPMGGRQRKRSKSRERCRSAEPKHRSHHHHHHQLHGSASAPGSGYWSSDDNLERELCLYHPHHHQPPPSPSPSISPSPIALTMGRYPVNNPDKFPQPQPYYMMDPYGTISEHPHTHTHHGHSHHHSALKASRSNNDVKYAAPSSCVPVSGSSNNIGGGIGGGSGPMLSLGLVDAPVVKKGAWSSSLTVSRAREVYTNNSSHNQLRASAGSANLNLDRVLVKPKGSQQQERTCHFLQVPQDEWSGFSPLGKEDDIPCRRMRSGSYVKAMAEDDSGDSDGSPKPSPKIQARRASYLKATQPSLTEMTTLQISSEHSPKLQIRSHSYLRAVSEVSINRSLDTLDPKTLLDPKSLLSSPQYRSRNESYMRAMSTISQLSEVEVNGQIEQVCEQVYSEMQAQAMEAAMDRMDRLDRMERMDRMDTMDTLPMPGCFRMRSHSYVRAIDQGCAGEEEGEGGRPLLLLPSSPPRTSATTVRTIQSSTVSSCITTYKKTPPPVPPRTSTCSTASKPYISITAQSSTESAQDAYMEEEGPRGDMTIQSGLSNSTESIDSMKALTAAIEAANAQIHGPASQHVNNSTVTINTPAPPVFRGLIVEDHHDDYRKEALRKGTCLSIGIQVDGPEEILDPEDPSKFTSVGVQVEDDRRYRRFQRSNSVTTAVQADLDMPGLLDTPLDSSDTDLEVLSSGVLSRQYSRDAATSTVSIQGSGNHYHACASDEYEDVGFDPSILPPPDPWIDSVSDEPPDVSFNSSAILDVVQRSVCQRDGRWFLKLLQAETDRMEGWCQQMEMDEQRNDIPEDVLGKMRSAIGSAQLLMSQKFQQFRELCEENLNPHAHPRPVASDLAGFWDMLQLSIENISLKFDELHQLRANNWRPLDPPERKERRLPPPVPKKPPKAPLHHPPLARDRSLESSEKQRQEARKRLMAAKRAASVRQNSATESADSIEIYIPEAQTRL from the exons ATGAAAGGCCTTTCGAGTAGCCGGagtcaccatcatgtggtgtccTATGAGCCATCATATGATCCGCTTGGTCAGCATGTTGACCGCAAGCCATACTTGATTAGTCAGATGGACATGCCACTTCCTATTGCTGTGCCACATCCAAATGAGCTGTCCTACTACAATGTTCAGCGTACCTCATACCCCTCTGACAATACCAGCATTGTCCCATATGGAACCTTTCCTAGACGATGCCATTCCACCTCCTCATCTCACCATCCTGAGGTAAAGGATGAGTGTATGGCCATGGTACCGTatgtaggaggaggaggaggaggcggaggtggTGGAGGCTATGGTGGTAAAACACCCACCCGGGTACCACCAAATTTTGCAGACTCGTTTGAGCATCAGCCATCATTTTCCAGAGATGGTTATCATACGCTCCAATACAAACGAGGAATGTTGGCCCAGAGTGGGGGCACGGGGTCCAACGCCAACAATGACAGCCCAGGGAGGATTCGCCATCTGGTCCACTCGGTCCAGAAACTGTTCACCAAGTCACATTCACTGGAAGGGCCACATCACACACAGTCGGTCAAGGGGGCCAATAATGGGAGTGTTAATGGTGGTGTTGGTGGTGGagtaggtggtggtggtggttcaAGGGCAAGTCCAGAGGGCGACGCTCCACCGATGGGAGGGCGCCAGAGGAAGCGCAGCAAGAGTCGTGAGCGCTGTCGATCAGCCGAGCCCAAACATCGAAgccaccaccatcatcaccacCAGCTCCACGGCTCAGCATCTGCGCCGGGCTCTGGATATTGGAGCTCAGATGATAACCTGGAACGGGAGCTGTGTCTCTACCACCCTCACCACCACCAACCACCACCCTCGCCTTCACCCTCCATATCCCCTTCGCCAATAGCACTGACAATGGGTCGGTACCCTGTCAACAACCCTGACAAGTTCCCCCAGCCGCAACCATACTATATGATGGACCCTTACGGCACAATCAGCGAGCACCCACACACCCATACACATCATGGCCACTCGCACCACCATTCTGCACTCAAAGCCTCCCGGAGCAACAACGACGTGAAGTACGCAGCGCCATCCTCTTGTGTGCCAGTTAGTGGTAGCAGCAATAACATCGGTGGCGGTATCGGTGGAGGAAGTGGTCCCATGCTGTCTCTGGGTCTGGTGGACGCGCCCGTCGTGAAGAAAGGGGCATGGTCGTCGAGCTTAACGGTGAGCAGGGCCCGAGAGGTCTACACCAACAACAGCAGCCACAACCAACTCAGAGCCAGCGCAGGATCCGCTAACCTAAACCTAGATAGAGTTCTAGTCAAACCTAAGGGCAGTCAGCAACAGGAGCGCACTTGCCATTTCCTACAG GTACCTCAggatgagtggagcggtttctcTCCTTTGGGGAAGGAAGATGACATTCCATGTCGAAGGATGAGGAGCGGCAGTTATGTAAAAGCAATGGCTGAGGATGACAGCGGAGACTCAGACGGGAGTCCCAAACCTTCCCCCAAGATACAGGCACGACGTGCCAGCTACTTGAAAGCCACCCAGCCGTCACTGACTGAGATGACCACTCTACA GATTTCATCCGAACATTCCCCAAAGCTACAGATCAGGAGCCACAGCTACCTGCGTGCGGTGAGTGAGGTTTCAATCAATCGAAGCCTGGACACCCTGGACCCCAAAACCCTTCTCGACCCCAAATCGTTGCTGTCCTCACCCCAATACCGCTCACGCAATGAAAGCTACATGAGGGCCATGAGCACCATCAGTCAG TTGAGTGAAGTGGAGGTGAATGGGCAGATTGAGCAGGTTTGTGAGCAGGTCTACAGTGAAATGCAGGCTCAGGCCATGGAGGCTGCTATGGACAGGATGGACAGACTGGACAGGATGGAGAGGATGGACAGGATGGATACCATGGATACGTTGCCCATGCCAGGATGTTTCCGAATGAGGAGCCACAGTTATGTAAGAGCCATTGATCAGGGCTGTGCTGGGGAggaagaaggagaaggaggaagaCCTTTGCTTCTGTTGCCATCCTCTCCACCACGCACATCTGCCACGACTGTCAGGACCATCCAGAGCAGCACAG TTTCATCTTGTATCACAACATATAAGAAAACTCCTCCACCAGTGCCACCGCGAACCTCCACCTGCTCAACAGCCTCTAAGCCCTACATCTCTATTACAGCACAGAGCAGCACAGAGTCCGCACAG GATGCATACATGGAAGAAGAAGGACCAAGAGGTGACATGACTATCCAATCCGGACTCAGTAACTCAACTGAAAGCATTGACAGCATGAAGGCTTTGACTGCTGCCATCGAGGCTGCCAACGCACAG ATTCATGGGCCAGCCAGTCAGCATGTCAATAACAGCACTGTGACAATCAACACCCCTGCACCCCCAGTCTTTAGAGGTCTGATTGTTGAAGACCACCATGATGACTACAGGAAAGAGGCACTCAGGAAGGGCACATGTCTCTCCATAGGTATCCAG GTGGATGGACCAGAAGAAATTCTGGACCCAGAGGACCCATCTAAGTTCACCTCGGTTGGTGTGCAAGTGGAGGATGACAGAAG GTATCGTCGCTTCCAACGCTCCAACAGTGTGACAACAGCTGTTCAA GCAGATTTGGACATGCCGGGCCTGCTTGACACCCCTCTTGACTCCTCTGACACGGACTTAGAAGTCCTGTCATCTGGTGTACTTTCTCGTCAATACTCCCGCGATGCTGCCACCTCAACTGTCAGCATCCAGGGCTCAGGGAACCACTACCACGCCTGTGCCTCTGATGAGTACGAGGATGTGGGCTTTGATCCATCCATTCTTCCCCCTCCGGACCCTTGGATAGATAGTGTCAGTGATGAGCCACCTGATGTCAGCTTCAACAGCTCGGCTATCTTAGAT GTGGTGCAGAGGTCAGTCTGTCAGCGAGATGGCCGATGGTTCCTAAAACTGCTGCAGGCTGAGACTGACCGCATGGAGGGCTGGTGTCAGCAAATGGAGATGGACGAACAACGTAATGACATTCCTGAGGATG TTCTGGGGAAGATGAGGAGTGCCATAGGAAGTGCTCAGCTGTTGATGTCCCAAAAGTTTCAGCAGTTTAGGGAACTATGTGAGGAGAACTTG AACCCCCATGCCCACCCTCGTCCTGTAGCCTCTGACCTGGCTGGTTTTTGGGATATGCTTCAGTTGTCCATTGAGAACATCAGCCTCAAGTTTGATGAGCTTCACCAACTTAGAGCCAACAACTGGAGACCCCTAGACCCACCTGAAAGAAAG GAGAGACGGCTTCCGCCTCCAGTACCAAAAAAGCCACCCAAGGCCCCGCTCCACCACCCACCTCTGGCCAGAGATCGCTCATTGGAGAGTTCAGAGAAACAGCGACAAGAGGCTAGGAAGCGCTTGATGGCCGCCAAAAGAGCTGCATCTGTGCGACAAAACTCTGCCACAGAGAGTGCTGACAGCATTGAGATCTACATCCCTGAGGCGCAGACAAGGCTATGA
- the LOC125984915 gene encoding disks large-associated protein 1 isoform X3: MKGLSSSRSHHHVVSYEPSYDPLGQHVDRKPYLISQMDMPLPIAVPHPNELSYYNVQRTSYPSDNTSIVPYGTFPRRCHSTSSSHHPEVKDECMAMVPYVGGGGGGGGGGGYGGKTPTRVPPNFADSFEHQPSFSRDGYHTLQYKRGMLAQSGGTGSNANNDSPGRIRHLVHSVQKLFTKSHSLEGPHHTQSVKGANNGSVNGGVGGGVGGGGGSRASPEGDAPPMGGRQRKRSKSRERCRSAEPKHRSHHHHHHQLHGSASAPGSGYWSSDDNLERELCLYHPHHHQPPPSPSPSISPSPIALTMGRYPVNNPDKFPQPQPYYMMDPYGTISEHPHTHTHHGHSHHHSALKASRSNNDVKYAAPSSCVPVSGSSNNIGGGIGGGSGPMLSLGLVDAPVVKKGAWSSSLTVPQDEWSGFSPLGKEDDIPCRRMRSGSYVKAMAEDDSGDSDGSPKPSPKIQARRASYLKATQPSLTEMTTLQISSEHSPKLQIRSHSYLRAVSEVSINRSLDTLDPKTLLDPKSLLSSPQYRSRNESYMRAMSTISQLSEVEVNGQIEQVCEQVYSEMQAQAMEAAMDRMDRLDRMERMDRMDTMDTLPMPGCFRMRSHSYVRAIDQGCAGEEEGEGGRPLLLLPSSPPRTSATTVRTIQSSTVSSCITTYKKTPPPVPPRTSTCSTASKPYISITAQSSTESAQDAYMEEEGPRGDMTIQSGLSNSTESIDSMKALTAAIEAANAQIHGPASQHVNNSTVTINTPAPPVFRGLIVEDHHDDYRKEALRKGTCLSIGIQVDGPEEILDPEDPSKFTSVGVQVEDDRRYRRFQRSNSVTTAVQADLDMPGLLDTPLDSSDTDLEVLSSGVLSRQYSRDAATSTVSIQGSGNHYHACASDEYEDVGFDPSILPPPDPWIDSVSDEPPDVSFNSSAILDVVQRSVCQRDGRWFLKLLQAETDRMEGWCQQMEMDEQRNDIPEDVLGKMRSAIGSAQLLMSQKFQQFRELCEENLNPHAHPRPVASDLAGFWDMLQLSIENISLKFDELHQLRANNWRPLDPPERKERRLPPPVPKKPPKAPLHHPPLARDRSLESSEKQRQEARKRLMAAKRAASVRQNSATESADSIEIYIPEAQTRL, translated from the exons ATGAAAGGCCTTTCGAGTAGCCGGagtcaccatcatgtggtgtccTATGAGCCATCATATGATCCGCTTGGTCAGCATGTTGACCGCAAGCCATACTTGATTAGTCAGATGGACATGCCACTTCCTATTGCTGTGCCACATCCAAATGAGCTGTCCTACTACAATGTTCAGCGTACCTCATACCCCTCTGACAATACCAGCATTGTCCCATATGGAACCTTTCCTAGACGATGCCATTCCACCTCCTCATCTCACCATCCTGAGGTAAAGGATGAGTGTATGGCCATGGTACCGTatgtaggaggaggaggaggaggcggaggtggTGGAGGCTATGGTGGTAAAACACCCACCCGGGTACCACCAAATTTTGCAGACTCGTTTGAGCATCAGCCATCATTTTCCAGAGATGGTTATCATACGCTCCAATACAAACGAGGAATGTTGGCCCAGAGTGGGGGCACGGGGTCCAACGCCAACAATGACAGCCCAGGGAGGATTCGCCATCTGGTCCACTCGGTCCAGAAACTGTTCACCAAGTCACATTCACTGGAAGGGCCACATCACACACAGTCGGTCAAGGGGGCCAATAATGGGAGTGTTAATGGTGGTGTTGGTGGTGGagtaggtggtggtggtggttcaAGGGCAAGTCCAGAGGGCGACGCTCCACCGATGGGAGGGCGCCAGAGGAAGCGCAGCAAGAGTCGTGAGCGCTGTCGATCAGCCGAGCCCAAACATCGAAgccaccaccatcatcaccacCAGCTCCACGGCTCAGCATCTGCGCCGGGCTCTGGATATTGGAGCTCAGATGATAACCTGGAACGGGAGCTGTGTCTCTACCACCCTCACCACCACCAACCACCACCCTCGCCTTCACCCTCCATATCCCCTTCGCCAATAGCACTGACAATGGGTCGGTACCCTGTCAACAACCCTGACAAGTTCCCCCAGCCGCAACCATACTATATGATGGACCCTTACGGCACAATCAGCGAGCACCCACACACCCATACACATCATGGCCACTCGCACCACCATTCTGCACTCAAAGCCTCCCGGAGCAACAACGACGTGAAGTACGCAGCGCCATCCTCTTGTGTGCCAGTTAGTGGTAGCAGCAATAACATCGGTGGCGGTATCGGTGGAGGAAGTGGTCCCATGCTGTCTCTGGGTCTGGTGGACGCGCCCGTCGTGAAGAAAGGGGCATGGTCGTCGAGCTTAACG GTACCTCAggatgagtggagcggtttctcTCCTTTGGGGAAGGAAGATGACATTCCATGTCGAAGGATGAGGAGCGGCAGTTATGTAAAAGCAATGGCTGAGGATGACAGCGGAGACTCAGACGGGAGTCCCAAACCTTCCCCCAAGATACAGGCACGACGTGCCAGCTACTTGAAAGCCACCCAGCCGTCACTGACTGAGATGACCACTCTACA GATTTCATCCGAACATTCCCCAAAGCTACAGATCAGGAGCCACAGCTACCTGCGTGCGGTGAGTGAGGTTTCAATCAATCGAAGCCTGGACACCCTGGACCCCAAAACCCTTCTCGACCCCAAATCGTTGCTGTCCTCACCCCAATACCGCTCACGCAATGAAAGCTACATGAGGGCCATGAGCACCATCAGTCAG TTGAGTGAAGTGGAGGTGAATGGGCAGATTGAGCAGGTTTGTGAGCAGGTCTACAGTGAAATGCAGGCTCAGGCCATGGAGGCTGCTATGGACAGGATGGACAGACTGGACAGGATGGAGAGGATGGACAGGATGGATACCATGGATACGTTGCCCATGCCAGGATGTTTCCGAATGAGGAGCCACAGTTATGTAAGAGCCATTGATCAGGGCTGTGCTGGGGAggaagaaggagaaggaggaagaCCTTTGCTTCTGTTGCCATCCTCTCCACCACGCACATCTGCCACGACTGTCAGGACCATCCAGAGCAGCACAG TTTCATCTTGTATCACAACATATAAGAAAACTCCTCCACCAGTGCCACCGCGAACCTCCACCTGCTCAACAGCCTCTAAGCCCTACATCTCTATTACAGCACAGAGCAGCACAGAGTCCGCACAG GATGCATACATGGAAGAAGAAGGACCAAGAGGTGACATGACTATCCAATCCGGACTCAGTAACTCAACTGAAAGCATTGACAGCATGAAGGCTTTGACTGCTGCCATCGAGGCTGCCAACGCACAG ATTCATGGGCCAGCCAGTCAGCATGTCAATAACAGCACTGTGACAATCAACACCCCTGCACCCCCAGTCTTTAGAGGTCTGATTGTTGAAGACCACCATGATGACTACAGGAAAGAGGCACTCAGGAAGGGCACATGTCTCTCCATAGGTATCCAG GTGGATGGACCAGAAGAAATTCTGGACCCAGAGGACCCATCTAAGTTCACCTCGGTTGGTGTGCAAGTGGAGGATGACAGAAG GTATCGTCGCTTCCAACGCTCCAACAGTGTGACAACAGCTGTTCAA GCAGATTTGGACATGCCGGGCCTGCTTGACACCCCTCTTGACTCCTCTGACACGGACTTAGAAGTCCTGTCATCTGGTGTACTTTCTCGTCAATACTCCCGCGATGCTGCCACCTCAACTGTCAGCATCCAGGGCTCAGGGAACCACTACCACGCCTGTGCCTCTGATGAGTACGAGGATGTGGGCTTTGATCCATCCATTCTTCCCCCTCCGGACCCTTGGATAGATAGTGTCAGTGATGAGCCACCTGATGTCAGCTTCAACAGCTCGGCTATCTTAGAT GTGGTGCAGAGGTCAGTCTGTCAGCGAGATGGCCGATGGTTCCTAAAACTGCTGCAGGCTGAGACTGACCGCATGGAGGGCTGGTGTCAGCAAATGGAGATGGACGAACAACGTAATGACATTCCTGAGGATG TTCTGGGGAAGATGAGGAGTGCCATAGGAAGTGCTCAGCTGTTGATGTCCCAAAAGTTTCAGCAGTTTAGGGAACTATGTGAGGAGAACTTG AACCCCCATGCCCACCCTCGTCCTGTAGCCTCTGACCTGGCTGGTTTTTGGGATATGCTTCAGTTGTCCATTGAGAACATCAGCCTCAAGTTTGATGAGCTTCACCAACTTAGAGCCAACAACTGGAGACCCCTAGACCCACCTGAAAGAAAG GAGAGACGGCTTCCGCCTCCAGTACCAAAAAAGCCACCCAAGGCCCCGCTCCACCACCCACCTCTGGCCAGAGATCGCTCATTGGAGAGTTCAGAGAAACAGCGACAAGAGGCTAGGAAGCGCTTGATGGCCGCCAAAAGAGCTGCATCTGTGCGACAAAACTCTGCCACAGAGAGTGCTGACAGCATTGAGATCTACATCCCTGAGGCGCAGACAAGGCTATGA
- the LOC125984915 gene encoding disks large-associated protein 1 isoform X4 — protein MKGLSSSRSHHHVVSYEPSYDPLGQHVDRKPYLISQMDMPLPIAVPHPNELSYYNVQRTSYPSDNTSIVPYGTFPRRCHSTSSSHHPEVKDECMAMVPYVGGGGGGGGGGGYGGKTPTRVPPNFADSFEHQPSFSRDGYHTLQYKRGMLAQSGGTGSNANNDSPGRIRHLVHSVQKLFTKSHSLEGPHHTQSVKGANNGSVNGGVGGGVGGGGGSRASPEGDAPPMGGRQRKRSKSRERCRSAEPKHRSHHHHHHQLHGSASAPGSGYWSSDDNLERELCLYHPHHHQPPPSPSPSISPSPIALTMGRYPVNNPDKFPQPQPYYMMDPYGTISEHPHTHTHHGHSHHHSALKASRSNNDVKYAAPSSCVPVSGSSNNIGGGIGGGSGPMLSLGLVDAPVVKKGAWSSSLTVSRAREVYTNNSSHNQLRASAGSANLNLDRVLVKPKGSQQQERTCHFLQVPQDEWSGFSPLGKEDDIPCRRMRSGSYVKAMAEDDSGDSDGSPKPSPKIQARRASYLKATQPSLTEMTTLQISSEHSPKLQIRSHSYLRAVSEVSINRSLDTLDPKTLLDPKSLLSSPQYRSRNESYMRAMSTISQLSEVEVNGQIEQVCEQVYSEMQAQAMEAAMDRMDRLDRMERMDRMDTMDTLPMPGCFRMRSHSYVRAIDQGCAGEEEGEGGRPLLLLPSSPPRTSATTVRTIQSSTVSSCITTYKKTPPPVPPRTSTCSTASKPYISITAQSSTESAQDAYMEEEGPRGDMTIQSGLSNSTESIDSMKALTAAIEAANAQIHGPASQHVNNSTVTINTPAPPVFRGLIVEDHHDDYRKEALRKGTCLSIGIQVDGPEEILDPEDPSKFTSVGVQVEDDRRYRRFQRSNSVTTAVQADLDMPGLLDTPLDSSDTDLEVLSSGVLSRQYSRDAATSTVSIQGSGNHYHACASDEYEDVGFDPSILPPPDPWIDSVSDEPPDVSFNSSAILDVVQRSVCQRDGRWFLKLLQAETDRMEGWCQQMEMDEQRNDIPEDVLGKMRSAIGSAQLLMSQKFQQFRELCEENLNPHAHPRPVASDLAGFWDMLQLSIENISLKFDELHQLRANNWRPLDPPERK, from the exons ATGAAAGGCCTTTCGAGTAGCCGGagtcaccatcatgtggtgtccTATGAGCCATCATATGATCCGCTTGGTCAGCATGTTGACCGCAAGCCATACTTGATTAGTCAGATGGACATGCCACTTCCTATTGCTGTGCCACATCCAAATGAGCTGTCCTACTACAATGTTCAGCGTACCTCATACCCCTCTGACAATACCAGCATTGTCCCATATGGAACCTTTCCTAGACGATGCCATTCCACCTCCTCATCTCACCATCCTGAGGTAAAGGATGAGTGTATGGCCATGGTACCGTatgtaggaggaggaggaggaggcggaggtggTGGAGGCTATGGTGGTAAAACACCCACCCGGGTACCACCAAATTTTGCAGACTCGTTTGAGCATCAGCCATCATTTTCCAGAGATGGTTATCATACGCTCCAATACAAACGAGGAATGTTGGCCCAGAGTGGGGGCACGGGGTCCAACGCCAACAATGACAGCCCAGGGAGGATTCGCCATCTGGTCCACTCGGTCCAGAAACTGTTCACCAAGTCACATTCACTGGAAGGGCCACATCACACACAGTCGGTCAAGGGGGCCAATAATGGGAGTGTTAATGGTGGTGTTGGTGGTGGagtaggtggtggtggtggttcaAGGGCAAGTCCAGAGGGCGACGCTCCACCGATGGGAGGGCGCCAGAGGAAGCGCAGCAAGAGTCGTGAGCGCTGTCGATCAGCCGAGCCCAAACATCGAAgccaccaccatcatcaccacCAGCTCCACGGCTCAGCATCTGCGCCGGGCTCTGGATATTGGAGCTCAGATGATAACCTGGAACGGGAGCTGTGTCTCTACCACCCTCACCACCACCAACCACCACCCTCGCCTTCACCCTCCATATCCCCTTCGCCAATAGCACTGACAATGGGTCGGTACCCTGTCAACAACCCTGACAAGTTCCCCCAGCCGCAACCATACTATATGATGGACCCTTACGGCACAATCAGCGAGCACCCACACACCCATACACATCATGGCCACTCGCACCACCATTCTGCACTCAAAGCCTCCCGGAGCAACAACGACGTGAAGTACGCAGCGCCATCCTCTTGTGTGCCAGTTAGTGGTAGCAGCAATAACATCGGTGGCGGTATCGGTGGAGGAAGTGGTCCCATGCTGTCTCTGGGTCTGGTGGACGCGCCCGTCGTGAAGAAAGGGGCATGGTCGTCGAGCTTAACGGTGAGCAGGGCCCGAGAGGTCTACACCAACAACAGCAGCCACAACCAACTCAGAGCCAGCGCAGGATCCGCTAACCTAAACCTAGATAGAGTTCTAGTCAAACCTAAGGGCAGTCAGCAACAGGAGCGCACTTGCCATTTCCTACAG GTACCTCAggatgagtggagcggtttctcTCCTTTGGGGAAGGAAGATGACATTCCATGTCGAAGGATGAGGAGCGGCAGTTATGTAAAAGCAATGGCTGAGGATGACAGCGGAGACTCAGACGGGAGTCCCAAACCTTCCCCCAAGATACAGGCACGACGTGCCAGCTACTTGAAAGCCACCCAGCCGTCACTGACTGAGATGACCACTCTACA GATTTCATCCGAACATTCCCCAAAGCTACAGATCAGGAGCCACAGCTACCTGCGTGCGGTGAGTGAGGTTTCAATCAATCGAAGCCTGGACACCCTGGACCCCAAAACCCTTCTCGACCCCAAATCGTTGCTGTCCTCACCCCAATACCGCTCACGCAATGAAAGCTACATGAGGGCCATGAGCACCATCAGTCAG TTGAGTGAAGTGGAGGTGAATGGGCAGATTGAGCAGGTTTGTGAGCAGGTCTACAGTGAAATGCAGGCTCAGGCCATGGAGGCTGCTATGGACAGGATGGACAGACTGGACAGGATGGAGAGGATGGACAGGATGGATACCATGGATACGTTGCCCATGCCAGGATGTTTCCGAATGAGGAGCCACAGTTATGTAAGAGCCATTGATCAGGGCTGTGCTGGGGAggaagaaggagaaggaggaagaCCTTTGCTTCTGTTGCCATCCTCTCCACCACGCACATCTGCCACGACTGTCAGGACCATCCAGAGCAGCACAG TTTCATCTTGTATCACAACATATAAGAAAACTCCTCCACCAGTGCCACCGCGAACCTCCACCTGCTCAACAGCCTCTAAGCCCTACATCTCTATTACAGCACAGAGCAGCACAGAGTCCGCACAG GATGCATACATGGAAGAAGAAGGACCAAGAGGTGACATGACTATCCAATCCGGACTCAGTAACTCAACTGAAAGCATTGACAGCATGAAGGCTTTGACTGCTGCCATCGAGGCTGCCAACGCACAG ATTCATGGGCCAGCCAGTCAGCATGTCAATAACAGCACTGTGACAATCAACACCCCTGCACCCCCAGTCTTTAGAGGTCTGATTGTTGAAGACCACCATGATGACTACAGGAAAGAGGCACTCAGGAAGGGCACATGTCTCTCCATAGGTATCCAG GTGGATGGACCAGAAGAAATTCTGGACCCAGAGGACCCATCTAAGTTCACCTCGGTTGGTGTGCAAGTGGAGGATGACAGAAG GTATCGTCGCTTCCAACGCTCCAACAGTGTGACAACAGCTGTTCAA GCAGATTTGGACATGCCGGGCCTGCTTGACACCCCTCTTGACTCCTCTGACACGGACTTAGAAGTCCTGTCATCTGGTGTACTTTCTCGTCAATACTCCCGCGATGCTGCCACCTCAACTGTCAGCATCCAGGGCTCAGGGAACCACTACCACGCCTGTGCCTCTGATGAGTACGAGGATGTGGGCTTTGATCCATCCATTCTTCCCCCTCCGGACCCTTGGATAGATAGTGTCAGTGATGAGCCACCTGATGTCAGCTTCAACAGCTCGGCTATCTTAGAT GTGGTGCAGAGGTCAGTCTGTCAGCGAGATGGCCGATGGTTCCTAAAACTGCTGCAGGCTGAGACTGACCGCATGGAGGGCTGGTGTCAGCAAATGGAGATGGACGAACAACGTAATGACATTCCTGAGGATG TTCTGGGGAAGATGAGGAGTGCCATAGGAAGTGCTCAGCTGTTGATGTCCCAAAAGTTTCAGCAGTTTAGGGAACTATGTGAGGAGAACTTG AACCCCCATGCCCACCCTCGTCCTGTAGCCTCTGACCTGGCTGGTTTTTGGGATATGCTTCAGTTGTCCATTGAGAACATCAGCCTCAAGTTTGATGAGCTTCACCAACTTAGAGCCAACAACTGGAGACCCCTAGACCCACCTGAAAGAAAG TGA